Proteins co-encoded in one Setaria viridis chromosome 9, Setaria_viridis_v4.0, whole genome shotgun sequence genomic window:
- the LOC117839521 gene encoding probable glucuronosyltransferase Os03g0287800, translating to MGSSTDHGGAGGRGKKQGSQLWKKALLHSCLCFVMGFFTGFAPSSVSDWTSAAVSAGGMGSSHVVRALGGAVNRSLLAHGAAVGGAGLLGDAGLLGDAAASPRPLLVVVTTTESTPAASGERAAALTRMAHTLRLAPPPLLWVVVEAATDVPATARLLRTTGLMYRHLTYKDNFTAADAAAGKERHHQRNVALGHIEHHRLAGVVVFAGLGDTFDLRFFDQLRQISAFGAWPVATMARDARKVVVRGPACSSSAVTGWFSLDFSNGTAASATTARPPEVDAHGFAFNSSVLWDPERWGRYPTSEPDKSQDSMKFVQQVVLEDFSKVKGIPSDCSEVMVWHVDSTAPSSSS from the exons CTGCTTCGTCATGGGCTTCTTCACCGGCTTCGCGCCGTCGTCGGTGTCCGACTGGACGTCCGCGGCGGTCTCGGCGGGCGGGATGGGCAGCAGCCACGTGGTCCGGGCGCTGGGCGGGGCCGTGAACCGGAGCCTGCTGGCGCAcggcgcggccgtcggcggcgcgggcctGCTGGGCGACGCGGGCCTGCtgggcgacgcggcggcgtccccgcgGCCGCTGCTGGTGGTCGTCACGACGACGGAGTCGACGCCCGCGGCGTCCGGCgagcgcgccgcggcgctgACGCGGATGGCGCACACGCTgcggctggcgccgccgccgctgctgtgggtggtggtggaggccgccACGGACGTGCCGGCCACCGCGCGGCTGCTGCGCACCACGGGGCTCATGTACCGCCACCTGACCTACAAGGACAACTTcacggccgccgacgccgccgcgggcaaGGAGCGGCACCACCAGCGGAACGTGGCGCTCGGGCACATCGAGCaccaccgcctcgccggcgtAGTCGTCTTCGCCGGCCTCGGCGACACCTTCGACCTCCGCTTCTTCGACCAGCTCCGGCAGATCAG CGCGTTCGGCGCGTGGCCGGTGGCGACGATGGCGCGGGACGCGAGGAAGGTCGTGGTCCGGGGCCCCGCGTGCAGCTCGTCCGCGGTCACCGGCTGGTTCTCCCTGGACTTCAGCAACGGCACGGCGGCCtccgcgacgacggcgaggcccCCCGAGGTGGACGCCCACGGCTTCGCCTTCAACAGCTCCGTGCTCTGGGACCCCGAGCGCTGGGGCCGCTACCCGACCTCCGAGCCCGACAAGTCCCAG GACTCGATGAAGTTCGTCCAGCAAGTGGTTTTGGAAGATTTTAGCAAGGTGAAGGGCATTCCTTCCGATTGTTCAGAGGTCATGGTATGGCACGTCGATTCGAccgccccttcttcctcttcttag